A region from the Sandaracinus amylolyticus genome encodes:
- the prfB gene encoding peptide chain release factor 2 (programmed frameshift), with protein sequence MSMPVGEARERLSELAQRHEALGGIFDVDGLRLQIDRLNDHTLRPGFWDDAEAAQKVVQEKAAIEAVVAKFEKLQRETKDLGDLLEMADGDASIIDEVITQIPELEKGTRQMEVARMLAGKTDRSDAIVTIHPGTGGVDAQDWAEMLLRMYLRWCEKKGYKTEIVDQQAGEQAGIKGATIHVRGPFAYGYLRAENGVHRLIRISPFDANARRQTAFASLEVVPDLDDDVGEIEIKPEDLQVDTFRAGGKGGQHVNKTESAIRITHIPSGVIVACQAERSQHKNRATAMKMLRGKLYELERQKREAEFQANYGVDKMESGFGSQVRTYTLAPYRLVKDERTEFKTGAVDAVLDGDLDDLIEAYLMKTADQRKKKDEAATAAAQ encoded by the exons ATGTCGATGCCCGTCGGCGAAGCCCGCGAAAGACTGTCGGAGCTCGCTCAGCGCCACGAAGCGCTG GGAGGTATCTTTGACGTCGACGGCCTTCGTCTGCAGATCGATCGTCTGAACGACCACACCCTGCGCCCCGGCTTCTGGGACGACGCCGAAGCCGCGCAGAAGGTGGTCCAGGAGAAGGCGGCCATCGAGGCCGTCGTCGCCAAGTTCGAAAAGCTCCAGCGCGAGACCAAGGACCTCGGCGATCTCCTCGAGATGGCCGACGGTGACGCGTCGATCATCGACGAGGTCATCACGCAGATCCCCGAGCTCGAGAAGGGCACGCGACAGATGGAGGTCGCGCGCATGCTCGCGGGGAAGACCGATCGCTCGGACGCGATCGTCACGATCCATCCCGGCACCGGCGGCGTCGACGCGCAGGACTGGGCCGAGATGCTCCTCCGCATGTACCTGCGGTGGTGCGAGAAGAAGGGCTACAAGACCGAGATCGTCGACCAGCAGGCCGGCGAGCAGGCGGGCATCAAGGGCGCGACGATCCACGTGCGCGGCCCGTTCGCGTACGGCTACCTGCGCGCCGAGAACGGCGTGCACCGCCTGATCCGCATCTCGCCGTTCGACGCCAACGCGCGCCGTCAGACCGCGTTCGCCTCGCTCGAGGTCGTGCCCGATCTCGACGACGACGTCGGCGAGATCGAGATCAAGCCCGAGGACCTGCAGGTCGACACCTTTCGCGCGGGCGGCAAGGGCGGCCAGCACGTCAACAAGACCGAGTCGGCGATCCGCATCACGCACATCCCGAGCGGTGTGATCGTCGCGTGCCAGGCCGAGCGCTCGCAGCACAAGAACCGCGCGACCGCGATGAAGATGCTGCGCGGCAAGCTCTACGAGCTCGAGCGCCAGAAGCGCGAGGCCGAGTTCCAGGCGAACTACGGCGTCGACAAGATGGAGAGCGGGTTCGGCTCGCAGGTCCGCACGTACACGCTCGCGCCCTACCGGCTGGTCAAGGACGAGCGCACCGAGTTCAAGACCGGCGCGGTCGATGCGGTGCTCGACGGGGACCTCGACGATCTCATCGAGGCCTACCTGATGAAGACCGCGGACCAGCGGAAGAAGAAGGACGAGGCCGCGACCGCCGCGGCCCAGTGA
- a CDS encoding lysine--tRNA ligase, translating into MASEEELIEARRANASALREAGTQAYPNDFRAHDDETTSRARAVAILTDPEKRAALPEEKDLTGTEPSHHLFGRVVGKRGPFVVIRTPHGDAQALVRNKPGKGGEPALPPQDAKQLELLDLADHVAVQGPMIRTRTGDGAIRADRFQHVGKALLPPPDKWHGLTDVEKRYRERYVDLFANPAVARVFHARSRIVRALRSFLDGRDFLEVETPLLHPLRGGAVAKPFETHHNELDMKLYLRIAPELYLKRLLVGGFDRVYEIGRAFRNEGVSTRHNPEFTILEFYCAYATYEDLMDLTEAMFRHVDAALRTEMHARAPEWWSERAYTLDEPFARVDMREAIVARTRRSSTPQGSGGDLLPTPFDGALTRELLDDPTELHATIERVLHLPKDSHEAAVARLGGADRVQYWREARKLLAKSHTHGERVFVLYEVLVEPDLPKLYRSQDGTKSVPVFVMHHPFDVSPLARKSDRDPFITDRFELFVEGREVANAFSELNDPDDQASRFRAQLDRRTKGDEEAMDYDADYVRALSHGMPPAGGFGLGVDRLVMMLCGQASIRDVLLFPAMRPETPERG; encoded by the coding sequence ATGGCGAGCGAAGAGGAGCTGATCGAGGCGCGCCGCGCGAACGCGAGCGCACTGCGCGAAGCAGGCACGCAGGCCTATCCGAACGACTTCCGCGCGCACGACGACGAGACCACCTCCCGCGCGCGCGCCGTCGCCATCCTCACCGATCCCGAGAAGCGCGCCGCGCTCCCCGAAGAGAAGGACCTCACCGGCACCGAGCCGAGCCACCACCTCTTCGGTCGCGTCGTCGGCAAGCGCGGCCCGTTCGTCGTCATCCGCACCCCGCACGGCGACGCCCAGGCGCTCGTCCGCAACAAGCCCGGCAAGGGCGGCGAGCCCGCGCTCCCGCCCCAGGACGCGAAGCAGCTCGAGCTGCTCGACCTCGCCGATCACGTCGCGGTGCAGGGCCCGATGATCCGCACCCGCACCGGCGACGGCGCCATCCGCGCCGATCGCTTCCAGCACGTCGGCAAGGCGCTCCTCCCGCCGCCCGACAAGTGGCATGGCCTCACCGACGTCGAGAAGCGCTACCGCGAGCGCTACGTCGACCTCTTCGCGAACCCCGCCGTCGCGCGCGTCTTCCACGCGCGCTCGCGCATCGTGCGCGCGCTCCGCAGCTTCCTCGACGGACGCGACTTCCTCGAGGTCGAGACGCCGCTCCTCCATCCGCTCCGTGGCGGCGCCGTCGCGAAGCCGTTCGAGACGCACCACAACGAGCTCGACATGAAGCTCTACCTGCGCATCGCGCCGGAGCTCTACCTGAAGCGCCTGCTCGTCGGCGGCTTCGATCGCGTCTACGAGATCGGTCGCGCCTTCCGCAACGAGGGCGTCAGCACGCGCCACAACCCCGAGTTCACGATCCTCGAGTTCTACTGCGCGTACGCGACCTACGAGGACCTCATGGACCTCACCGAGGCCATGTTCCGCCACGTCGACGCCGCGCTGCGCACCGAGATGCACGCGCGCGCGCCCGAGTGGTGGAGCGAGCGCGCGTACACGCTCGACGAGCCCTTCGCGCGCGTCGACATGCGCGAGGCGATCGTCGCGCGCACGCGTCGCTCATCCACGCCGCAGGGCTCGGGCGGCGATCTGCTCCCGACGCCGTTCGACGGTGCGCTCACGCGCGAGCTCCTCGACGATCCCACCGAGCTCCACGCGACGATCGAACGCGTGCTCCATCTCCCGAAGGACTCCCACGAGGCCGCGGTCGCGCGCCTCGGCGGCGCGGATCGCGTGCAGTACTGGCGCGAGGCGCGGAAGCTCCTCGCGAAGAGCCACACCCACGGCGAGCGCGTCTTCGTCCTCTACGAAGTGCTCGTGGAGCCCGACCTCCCGAAGCTCTACCGCAGCCAGGACGGCACGAAGTCGGTGCCCGTCTTCGTGATGCACCACCCGTTCGACGTCTCGCCGCTCGCGCGCAAGAGCGATCGCGACCCGTTCATCACCGATCGCTTCGAGCTCTTCGTGGAAGGCCGCGAGGTCGCGAACGCGTTCTCCGAGCTCAACGACCCCGACGATCAGGCCTCGCGCTTCCGCGCGCAGCTCGATCGCCGCACGAAGGGCGACGAAGAAGCGATGGACTACGACGCCGACTACGTGCGCGCGCTCTCGCACGGCATGCCCCCCGCGGGCGGCTTCGGGCTCGGTGTCGATCGCCTCGTGATGATGCTGTGCGGGCAGGCCTCGATCCGCGACGTGCTGCTCTTCCCGGCGATGCGGCCCGAGACGCCGGAGCGCGGATGA
- a CDS encoding AAA family ATPase — MKILAIRGEGLASLARRFELALDASPLRDAGVFAIVGPTGAGKSTLLDALCVALYDRTPRLTGRGERIGTEEDARTAGDPRNLLRRGAGRGHAEVDFRGIDGRVYRARWEVRRARGQPDGRLQDTTMSLVDVDTGRAVSGTRKGEVLAAIEERLGLSFAQFQRAVLLAQGRFAAFLEADDRDRAELLERMTGTEIYGRISIEAARRAREERSALERLEEGLAYVAPMDDEARRAQEASLPERRLEVARAAERVKTLEAHARWWNERDLWAREEADSRRELAELDGQLDLAEARRRDIEEAQLAEPLRAPLEALDRAEQAARGARDAHVAADAVVASAERARAEANEALARADAEERDARARADALGPVVREGRALDRELAVARTRMDESAARASRAAEVSARRGAERAAHGARLATLHDQIASAVARRRALGELDGIAEDDAARVIERLERLIAARDALREAAERRERVAAQTAPRTRALEEAILDAQRWRAALDAATERLASRRDALGRELPAHELRDALERFGAARSALVTIGEAARRASAAAARAATVRASERAARLAVERAEARRAAALSALPSARARLVEAERARDLAAAMLDFAQLRSELRDGDACPLCGALDHPYARHAPAALVDAQRARAAELREAVVALERTLATAEAEIGSERVASQRAAEAAVAAEREATEESERARQASRARALESLAAWWSSAGTRLAGAPSEGLHPGGATGAPLVTPMWAEPLASREIDDAWAGALEDARARVLAALSAREGAERAVEGASQERDRAASGLAQVERAARDAEGALEAVRHAAAEHQREHARALAELEESAARIATWRAAVEAHVGSLDELDRVKLLDVQRALATCAEARRDEARARTALAALETDAARAADAEAGAKRDEDDARAARARAEAEVAAIAARRSALGADDLDALEAAARTACDRGRASRESAAQARARAETALAAALEAASAAARAHAERARELHEARARLDDALRASGLDERALRRVLARPREELAAWRRELAVLDERRARGHAVLAERVRRREAHDAAPPDGLVARDAIDRELARAREAENVARRFLASLEDALARDDRQRAERAEIVRRIEAQRARVGTWATLEALIGSADGKRFRVFAQGLTLELLLDHANAQLDRLAPRYALRRTPGAELGVQVVDREMGDEIRGIKSLSGGETFLVSLALALALASMTARRVPVDSLFIDEGFGGLDAESLEVVLAALDALQASGRQVGVVSHVAAMAERFAARVEVRPAGHAESVVEVVS; from the coding sequence GTGAAGATCCTCGCGATCCGGGGCGAGGGGCTGGCGAGCCTCGCGCGCCGCTTCGAGCTCGCGCTCGACGCGTCGCCGCTGCGCGACGCGGGCGTGTTCGCGATCGTCGGCCCGACGGGCGCGGGGAAGAGCACGCTGCTCGATGCGCTGTGCGTCGCGCTCTACGACCGCACACCGCGCCTGACGGGTCGCGGCGAGCGCATCGGGACCGAGGAGGACGCGCGCACCGCGGGCGATCCTCGGAACCTGCTGCGTCGCGGCGCGGGGCGCGGGCACGCGGAGGTGGACTTCCGCGGCATCGACGGCCGTGTGTACCGCGCGCGCTGGGAGGTGCGGCGGGCGCGCGGTCAGCCCGACGGACGGCTGCAGGACACCACGATGTCGCTGGTCGACGTCGACACTGGCCGCGCGGTGTCGGGCACGCGCAAGGGCGAGGTGCTCGCGGCGATCGAGGAGCGCCTGGGGCTCTCGTTCGCGCAGTTCCAGCGCGCGGTGCTGCTCGCGCAGGGACGCTTCGCGGCGTTCCTCGAGGCGGACGATCGCGATCGCGCCGAGCTGCTCGAGCGCATGACCGGCACCGAGATCTACGGGCGCATCTCGATCGAAGCGGCGCGTCGCGCGCGCGAGGAGCGGAGCGCGCTGGAGCGGCTCGAAGAAGGGCTCGCGTACGTCGCGCCGATGGACGACGAGGCGCGTCGTGCCCAGGAGGCGAGCCTGCCCGAGCGGAGGCTCGAGGTCGCGCGCGCGGCCGAGCGCGTGAAGACGCTCGAGGCGCACGCGCGGTGGTGGAACGAGCGCGACCTCTGGGCGCGCGAGGAAGCGGACTCCCGGCGCGAGCTCGCGGAGCTCGATGGTCAGCTGGACCTCGCGGAGGCGCGCCGCCGCGACATCGAGGAGGCGCAGCTCGCGGAGCCGCTGCGCGCGCCGCTCGAAGCGCTCGATCGCGCGGAGCAGGCCGCGCGAGGCGCGCGAGACGCCCACGTCGCCGCCGATGCGGTGGTCGCGTCGGCCGAGCGCGCGCGCGCCGAGGCGAACGAGGCGCTCGCGCGAGCCGACGCGGAGGAGCGCGATGCGCGAGCGCGCGCCGACGCGCTCGGACCGGTGGTGCGGGAGGGCAGGGCGCTCGATCGCGAGCTCGCCGTGGCGCGCACGCGCATGGACGAGTCCGCGGCGCGTGCGTCGCGCGCGGCGGAGGTGTCGGCGCGGCGAGGCGCGGAGCGCGCGGCGCACGGCGCGCGTCTGGCGACGTTGCACGACCAGATCGCGTCGGCCGTCGCGCGCCGTCGTGCGCTGGGCGAGCTCGACGGCATCGCCGAGGACGACGCGGCGCGGGTGATCGAGCGGCTCGAGCGGCTGATCGCCGCGCGGGACGCGCTGCGGGAGGCCGCCGAGCGTCGCGAGCGGGTGGCGGCCCAGACCGCGCCGCGGACGCGCGCGCTGGAGGAGGCGATCCTCGACGCCCAGCGCTGGCGCGCCGCCCTCGACGCGGCGACCGAGCGGCTCGCGTCGCGTCGAGATGCGCTGGGGCGCGAGCTCCCGGCGCACGAGCTCCGCGACGCGCTCGAGCGCTTCGGGGCCGCGCGCTCGGCGCTGGTGACGATCGGCGAGGCTGCGCGGCGAGCGTCGGCGGCGGCTGCACGCGCTGCGACGGTGAGGGCCTCGGAGCGCGCGGCGCGCCTCGCGGTCGAGCGTGCCGAGGCGCGTCGTGCCGCGGCGCTGAGCGCGCTGCCGTCCGCGCGTGCGCGGCTGGTCGAGGCGGAGCGCGCGCGCGATCTCGCGGCCGCGATGCTCGATTTCGCGCAGCTGCGCTCGGAGCTGCGCGACGGAGATGCGTGCCCGCTGTGCGGCGCGCTGGATCATCCCTACGCGCGCCACGCGCCGGCAGCCCTCGTCGACGCGCAGCGGGCGCGCGCCGCGGAGCTGCGCGAGGCGGTGGTCGCGCTCGAGCGCACGCTGGCGACGGCCGAGGCGGAGATCGGCTCGGAGCGCGTCGCGTCGCAGCGCGCGGCCGAGGCCGCGGTCGCCGCCGAGCGGGAAGCGACGGAGGAGTCGGAGCGCGCGCGTCAGGCGTCGCGCGCGAGAGCGCTCGAGTCGCTCGCGGCGTGGTGGTCGAGCGCGGGCACGCGGCTCGCCGGCGCGCCGAGCGAGGGCTTGCACCCCGGTGGCGCGACCGGTGCGCCGCTCGTCACGCCGATGTGGGCGGAGCCGCTCGCTTCTCGCGAGATCGACGATGCGTGGGCCGGCGCGCTCGAGGACGCGCGTGCCCGGGTGCTCGCTGCGCTGTCCGCGCGCGAGGGCGCCGAGCGGGCGGTGGAAGGCGCATCCCAGGAACGCGATCGCGCGGCGTCGGGGCTCGCGCAGGTCGAGCGCGCGGCGCGCGACGCCGAGGGCGCGCTCGAGGCCGTGCGGCACGCCGCCGCGGAGCACCAGCGGGAGCACGCGCGCGCGCTCGCCGAGCTCGAGGAGAGCGCGGCGCGCATCGCGACGTGGCGCGCGGCGGTCGAGGCGCACGTCGGCTCGCTCGACGAGCTCGATCGCGTGAAGCTGCTCGACGTCCAGCGCGCGCTCGCGACGTGCGCCGAGGCCCGTCGGGACGAAGCACGCGCGCGCACCGCGCTCGCGGCGCTCGAGACGGATGCGGCGCGCGCCGCGGACGCGGAGGCTGGCGCGAAGCGCGACGAGGACGACGCGCGCGCCGCGCGGGCGCGCGCGGAGGCAGAGGTCGCGGCGATCGCGGCGCGGCGGAGCGCGCTCGGCGCCGACGACCTCGACGCGCTCGAGGCGGCGGCGCGCACGGCGTGCGATCGTGGGCGCGCTTCGCGCGAGTCCGCGGCCCAGGCTCGAGCACGCGCGGAGACGGCGCTCGCGGCGGCGCTCGAGGCTGCATCGGCCGCGGCCCGGGCGCACGCGGAGCGCGCGCGGGAGCTGCACGAAGCACGCGCGCGGCTCGACGACGCATTGCGGGCGTCGGGGCTCGACGAGCGCGCGCTGCGTCGCGTGTTGGCGCGCCCGCGCGAGGAGCTCGCGGCGTGGCGACGCGAGCTCGCCGTGCTCGACGAGCGCCGAGCGCGTGGGCACGCCGTGCTCGCGGAGCGCGTGCGGCGTCGCGAGGCCCACGATGCCGCGCCGCCCGACGGGCTGGTCGCGCGCGACGCGATCGATCGCGAGCTCGCGCGGGCGCGCGAGGCCGAGAACGTGGCGCGACGGTTCCTCGCGTCGCTCGAGGACGCGCTGGCGCGCGACGATCGCCAGCGCGCCGAGCGCGCCGAGATCGTGCGTCGCATCGAGGCACAGCGCGCGCGCGTCGGCACCTGGGCCACGCTGGAGGCGCTGATCGGCTCGGCCGACGGCAAGCGGTTCCGCGTCTTCGCGCAGGGCCTCACGCTCGAGCTGCTGCTCGACCACGCGAACGCGCAGCTCGATCGCCTCGCGCCGCGGTACGCGCTCCGCCGCACGCCGGGCGCGGAGCTCGGCGTGCAGGTCGTCGACCGCGAGATGGGCGACGAGATCCGCGGCATCAAGAGCCTGTCGGGCGGCGAGACGTTCCTGGTCTCGCTCGCGCTCGCGCTGGCGCTCGCGTCGATGACGGCGCGGCGCGTCCCGGTGGACTCGCTGTTCATCGACGAGGGCTTCGGCGGGCTCGACGCGGAGAGCCTCGAGGTCGTGCTCGCAGCGCTCGACGCGCTGCAGGCGAGCGGACGCCAGGTCGGCGTCGTGTCGCACGTCGCGGCGATGGCGGAGCGCTTCGCGGCGCGCGTCGAGGTGCGCCCCGCCGGGCACGCCGAGAGCGTGGTCGAGGTGGTGTCGTGA
- a CDS encoding ABC transporter ATP-binding protein: protein MPPLVRAEKVTKKILHSASGERAEHEVEILRGIDLEVQQGEMLSIVGASGAGKSTLLHVLGTLDLPTSGRIVYEGQDVTHLPSSRLADFRNRSIGFVFQFHHLLPEFTAVENVMMPGLIRGAPRSAMHAKATKLLDDVGLKHRLSHRPGELSGGEQQRVALARALVMEPKLVLADEPTGNLDSVTSEAMHELFFELNRERNVTFLIVTHSEKLASLMPRVVTMRDGRVERDDRKSDVAYREPERSAPEIAPES from the coding sequence ATGCCCCCGCTGGTCCGCGCCGAGAAGGTCACGAAGAAGATCCTCCACTCCGCCTCCGGAGAGAGAGCGGAGCACGAGGTCGAGATCCTCCGCGGCATCGACCTCGAGGTGCAGCAGGGCGAGATGCTCTCGATCGTCGGCGCGTCGGGCGCGGGCAAGAGCACGCTGCTGCACGTGCTGGGCACGCTCGATCTGCCGACGTCGGGCCGGATCGTCTACGAGGGCCAGGACGTCACGCACCTGCCGAGCTCGCGTCTCGCGGACTTCCGCAACCGATCGATCGGCTTCGTCTTCCAGTTCCACCACCTGCTGCCCGAGTTCACCGCGGTGGAGAACGTGATGATGCCGGGCCTCATCCGGGGCGCGCCGCGCAGCGCGATGCACGCGAAGGCGACGAAGCTGCTCGACGACGTCGGGCTCAAGCACCGCCTCTCGCATCGCCCGGGCGAGCTCTCGGGCGGCGAGCAGCAGCGCGTCGCGCTCGCGCGCGCGCTGGTGATGGAGCCGAAGCTGGTGCTCGCGGACGAGCCGACGGGCAACCTCGACAGCGTGACGAGCGAGGCGATGCACGAGCTCTTCTTCGAGCTGAACCGCGAGCGCAACGTGACGTTCCTGATCGTCACCCACAGCGAGAAGCTCGCGTCGCTGATGCCGCGCGTGGTCACGATGCGCGACGGCCGCGTCGAGCGCGACGACCGCAAGAGCGACGTCGCGTACCGCGAGCCCGAGCGCAGCGCGCCCGAGATCGCGCCCGAGAGCTGA
- a CDS encoding ABC transporter permease, giving the protein MTEKALRLGPLAVVFGLWAVIGALAADAALLLALPLLPREHVVVGVPVAFGVVGAISLFVAVLTLVRIARVDIGVRGRARLWIGAVAMIVAALAKIGFGVVLGLVLADPGYGALGAPYGAQAFSDVLSSTQSSLETIAVAQGTYAPLMAALTIGSIATHVQLGAGISTWFLVPERVRAFIWIVVDVPLLLAFVFALWALPFTPGEDGDPTLPGIALAISTLFALRFCARMLPPALDVAERIGFQTLVAARMLRAKKSGFLTAIGILSILAVSFSSCTLTTTLSVMGGFREDLQRKILGNNAHVVIDREYGTWEGWGPVLEHVREVRGVTGASPYVAGEVMVTSASNLGGAVLRGIDPRTIGDVTDLPRNMAPGRGHGRLEYLVHPERLLDLSAAEMTGSVLHGRDDDLLDDEDDEALDEPDRDAGTAVIGEDDETASAQHESLMREIDRVLGELDERTGDPPADPDFRTGSGAAVRVQDAFGRVDDPTGLFLGMPPPLQRPREVLPGLIVGQELARSLRLHVGDEVNVVSPLGDLGPAGPIPKSRPFRVAGIFYSGMYEYDMKVAYTDLETAQRFLSTGGAISGIEVRVDDWERADVVAAAIAQATSRPELRVRSWQEVNRNLFGALELEKLAMFITLGIAILVASFCIVGTLVLMVREKGRQVGILKAMGAQDGQIVGMFMLQGLFIGLVGAISGLGLGWVVCFAAEHLGIVPLNPEVYYIDSLPIHTDPREFFAVGVAAVVVCLLATIYPAILGSRLKPVDALRYS; this is encoded by the coding sequence ATGACCGAGAAGGCGCTGCGCCTCGGCCCGCTCGCCGTGGTCTTCGGCCTGTGGGCCGTGATCGGGGCGCTCGCCGCGGACGCAGCGCTCTTGCTCGCGCTGCCGCTGCTGCCGCGCGAGCACGTCGTCGTCGGCGTGCCCGTCGCGTTCGGCGTGGTCGGCGCGATCTCGCTCTTCGTCGCGGTGCTCACGCTCGTGCGCATCGCGCGCGTCGACATCGGCGTGCGCGGTCGCGCGCGCCTGTGGATCGGCGCGGTCGCGATGATCGTCGCGGCGCTCGCGAAGATCGGCTTCGGCGTGGTCCTCGGGCTCGTGCTCGCGGATCCCGGCTACGGCGCGCTCGGTGCGCCCTACGGCGCGCAGGCGTTCTCGGACGTGCTCTCGAGCACGCAGTCGTCGCTCGAGACGATCGCGGTCGCGCAGGGCACCTACGCGCCGCTGATGGCCGCGCTGACGATCGGCTCGATCGCCACGCACGTGCAGCTCGGCGCCGGCATCTCGACGTGGTTCCTCGTCCCCGAGCGCGTCCGCGCGTTCATCTGGATCGTCGTCGACGTCCCGCTGCTGCTCGCGTTCGTCTTCGCGCTCTGGGCGCTGCCGTTCACGCCCGGCGAGGACGGCGACCCCACGCTGCCCGGCATCGCGCTCGCGATCTCGACGCTCTTCGCGCTGCGCTTCTGCGCGCGCATGCTCCCGCCGGCGCTCGACGTCGCCGAGCGCATCGGGTTCCAGACGCTCGTCGCGGCGCGCATGCTGCGCGCGAAGAAGAGCGGGTTCCTCACCGCGATCGGCATCCTCTCGATCCTCGCGGTGAGCTTCTCGTCGTGCACGCTGACGACGACGCTCTCGGTGATGGGCGGCTTCCGCGAGGACCTGCAGCGCAAGATCCTCGGCAACAACGCGCACGTCGTGATCGATCGCGAGTACGGCACCTGGGAGGGCTGGGGCCCGGTGCTCGAGCACGTGCGCGAGGTGCGCGGCGTGACCGGCGCGAGCCCGTACGTCGCGGGCGAGGTGATGGTCACGAGCGCGTCGAACCTCGGCGGCGCGGTGCTGCGCGGCATCGACCCCCGCACCATCGGCGACGTCACCGATCTCCCGCGCAACATGGCGCCGGGGCGCGGCCACGGACGGCTCGAGTACCTGGTGCACCCCGAGCGCCTCCTCGATCTCAGCGCCGCGGAGATGACCGGCAGCGTGCTGCACGGCCGCGACGACGACCTCCTCGACGACGAGGACGACGAGGCGCTCGACGAGCCCGATCGCGACGCGGGCACCGCGGTGATCGGCGAGGACGACGAGACCGCGTCCGCGCAGCACGAGAGCCTGATGCGCGAGATCGATCGCGTGCTCGGCGAGCTCGACGAGCGCACCGGCGATCCCCCGGCGGACCCCGACTTCCGCACCGGCTCGGGCGCCGCCGTGCGCGTGCAGGACGCGTTCGGCCGGGTCGACGATCCCACCGGGCTCTTCCTCGGCATGCCTCCGCCGCTGCAGCGCCCGCGCGAGGTGCTCCCGGGGCTCATCGTCGGTCAGGAGCTCGCGCGCTCGCTGCGCCTGCACGTCGGCGACGAGGTGAACGTCGTCTCGCCGCTCGGCGATCTCGGCCCCGCGGGGCCGATCCCGAAGTCGCGTCCCTTCCGCGTCGCCGGGATCTTCTACAGCGGCATGTACGAGTACGACATGAAGGTCGCGTACACCGACCTCGAGACCGCGCAGCGCTTCCTCTCGACCGGCGGCGCGATCAGCGGCATCGAGGTGCGCGTCGACGACTGGGAGCGCGCCGACGTCGTCGCCGCCGCGATCGCGCAGGCGACGTCGCGCCCCGAGCTCCGCGTGCGCAGCTGGCAGGAGGTGAACCGCAACCTCTTCGGCGCGCTCGAGCTCGAGAAGCTCGCGATGTTCATCACGCTCGGCATCGCGATCCTCGTCGCGAGCTTCTGCATCGTGGGCACGCTCGTGCTGATGGTGCGCGAGAAGGGTCGTCAGGTCGGCATCCTCAAGGCGATGGGCGCGCAGGACGGCCAGATCGTCGGCATGTTCATGCTGCAGGGCCTCTTCATCGGCCTCGTGGGCGCGATCAGCGGGCTCGGCCTCGGCTGGGTCGTGTGCTTCGCCGCGGAGCACCTCGGGATCGTGCCGCTGAACCCCGAGGTCTATTACATCGACTCGCTGCCCATCCACACCGACCCGCGCGAGTTCTTCGCGGTCGGCGTCGCGGCGGTCGTCGTGTGCCTGCTCGCGACGATCTACCCCGCGATCCTCGGCAGTCGGCTCAAGCCGGTCGACGCGCTTCGCTACTCGTGA
- a CDS encoding tetratricopeptide repeat protein, translating into MRGISMGLVLLGVVGCGGAQVRTTSASGGAIEPAALFVEASNGRTDLLQAPEASMDELEAARRSARGAERRRVLRDLARAHLLAAESSEGREARRHRSDAERAADAAVNGSRDSTLLAEMAFVSLWLSWRAGERAAVGRAERFTTRFAGAGELALMAWMIRGELAFAAERWADAATAYRYALGQLEHPLYAYALHRSAESWDHEGRADDARAARTEVVQLGCASDASDATMRVVQIAARELGVAMVADESGRVRPSTCATTTTRSASGGDDELPPAMR; encoded by the coding sequence ATGCGTGGGATCTCGATGGGGCTCGTCCTGCTCGGCGTGGTGGGGTGCGGCGGCGCGCAGGTGCGGACGACGAGCGCGAGCGGCGGCGCGATCGAGCCCGCGGCGCTCTTCGTCGAGGCGTCGAACGGGCGGACCGATCTGCTGCAGGCGCCGGAGGCGAGCATGGACGAGCTCGAGGCGGCGCGACGCAGCGCGCGCGGCGCGGAGCGTCGTCGTGTGCTGCGCGATCTCGCGCGGGCGCACCTGCTCGCGGCGGAGTCGAGCGAAGGACGCGAGGCGCGACGGCATCGTTCGGACGCGGAGCGCGCGGCGGACGCGGCGGTGAACGGGAGCCGCGACTCGACGCTGCTCGCGGAGATGGCGTTCGTGTCGCTCTGGCTGAGCTGGCGCGCGGGAGAGCGCGCGGCGGTCGGGCGCGCCGAGCGGTTCACGACGCGCTTCGCGGGCGCGGGCGAGCTCGCGCTGATGGCGTGGATGATCCGCGGTGAGCTCGCGTTCGCGGCGGAGCGCTGGGCGGACGCGGCGACGGCGTATCGCTACGCGCTCGGGCAGCTCGAGCATCCGCTGTACGCGTACGCGCTGCATCGGAGCGCGGAGAGCTGGGACCACGAAGGACGCGCCGACGACGCGCGCGCGGCGAGGACCGAGGTGGTGCAGCTCGGGTGCGCGAGCGACGCGAGCGACGCGACGATGCGCGTCGTGCAGATCGCGGCGCGTGAGCTCGGCGTCGCGATGGTCGCGGACGAGAGCGGGCGGGTGCGCCCCTCGACGTGCGCGACCACGACGACGCGCAGCGCATCGGGCGGCGACGACGAGCTGCCGCCCGCGATGCGCTGA
- a CDS encoding GFA family protein, giving the protein MTTTHQGSCHCGNIAFEVEGAIDRVIDCNCSMCRRRGGLLWFVPRGAFRLKTPESALSTYTFHKHAIQHHFCAKCGIAPFGEGTGPDGSKMAAVNVRCLPDVDLGSLDVVHADGAKY; this is encoded by the coding sequence ATGACGACGACGCATCAGGGAAGCTGTCACTGCGGGAACATCGCGTTCGAGGTCGAAGGCGCGATCGATCGCGTGATCGACTGCAACTGCTCGATGTGCCGCAGGCGCGGCGGGCTCCTGTGGTTCGTGCCGCGCGGGGCGTTCCGGCTGAAGACGCCGGAGAGCGCGCTGTCGACCTACACGTTCCACAAGCACGCGATCCAGCATCACTTCTGCGCGAAGTGCGGGATCGCGCCGTTCGGCGAGGGCACCGGGCCCGACGGATCGAAGATGGCCGCCGTGAACGTGCGCTGCCTGCCCGACGTGGACCTCGGATCGCTGGACGTCGTGCACGCCGACGGCGCGAAGTACTGA